One stretch of Bacillus spongiae DNA includes these proteins:
- a CDS encoding alpha/beta hydrolase: protein MMDTKVNVHKVKVEGTELYYEYIDKSNNNLTIVFDSGFGWELGNWQPIREDVSKFANMFMYDRANVGKSEDTIQNKHSEQNIVNLRNLLQKVEIKPPYILVGHSYGGVNVRLYANTYPEEVAGVILIDSCHEDQNKKMVPLWTKELQEDYYSGFQFESSLSEFEESLKQVRTVKSLGNIPLTVVTGGTQPHHTPEAWAYWMTFQKDLAKLSSNSKHIIVDDAGHAVHVDNPKAVTKVIKEMVDEVKNSL, encoded by the coding sequence ATGATGGATACTAAAGTAAATGTTCACAAGGTAAAGGTTGAAGGGACAGAGTTATATTATGAATATATTGATAAGTCCAATAATAATTTAACAATAGTATTTGATTCTGGATTTGGGTGGGAGTTAGGCAATTGGCAGCCAATAAGAGAGGATGTTTCAAAGTTTGCAAATATGTTTATGTATGATCGAGCAAATGTAGGTAAAAGCGAGGATACAATTCAAAATAAACATAGTGAGCAAAATATAGTAAATCTTAGAAATTTACTTCAAAAAGTAGAGATAAAACCTCCCTATATATTAGTAGGTCACTCGTATGGAGGAGTAAATGTAAGATTATATGCAAATACCTATCCAGAAGAAGTTGCTGGAGTAATTCTAATTGATTCATGTCACGAAGACCAAAATAAAAAAATGGTCCCTTTATGGACTAAAGAGTTACAAGAAGATTATTACAGTGGTTTTCAATTCGAAAGTTCTCTTAGTGAATTTGAAGAAAGTTTAAAACAAGTTAGGACTGTTAAATCACTAGGGAATATTCCGCTTACGGTTGTAACTGGTGGTACACAACCACATCATACTCCAGAAGCTTGGGCATATTGGATGACCTTTCAAAAAGATTTAGCGAAATTATCTTCAAATAGTAAACATATTATTGTAGACGACGCTGGACATGCTGTTCATGTTGACAACCCAAAGGCTGTTACGAAAGTGATTAAGGAAATGGTAGATGAAGTAAAAAATAGTTTATGA
- a CDS encoding HIT domain-containing protein: protein MTTEDFYCDEVLSGKTQVKKVLETENVLAYYHTRPFYPTHIVAIPKKHIASLITLEESDNDLLLELLGVIKQVASMVTEEKGACRVITNLGNYQDSKHLHWHIVSGKPLR from the coding sequence ATGACAACTGAAGATTTTTATTGTGATGAAGTTTTAAGTGGTAAAACACAAGTAAAGAAGGTATTAGAGACAGAAAATGTGTTGGCCTATTATCATACAAGGCCTTTTTACCCCACACATATTGTTGCCATACCTAAGAAGCACATAGCATCTCTCATTACATTAGAGGAGAGCGATAATGATTTATTACTTGAATTACTCGGGGTAATTAAACAAGTGGCGTCAATGGTTACAGAGGAAAAAGGTGCGTGTAGAGTAATAACAAACCTAGGAAATTATCAAGACTCGAAACATCTCCATTGGCATATTGTCTCTGGTAAACCGTTGAGGTAG
- a CDS encoding PDZ domain-containing protein, protein MTEQLVMELLRGSSKLFLHPLFYLSFVVVFLVGYLRIQRERRDFHVRIYDMYQELRFLLPIGIVLGVVGSLITLGIGVSIPFSAIVVMGAITFILMISSKLRLVSAAYTIGTSYLILVIMDYFQWEFSVFNVTVTGHNVEELVGMTVLLALLLIIEGLIIQLNGAKQTSPQFTKSTRGLTVGTHISKRLWLLPMFLLIPGEGFSLPFDWWPIATVGEQSFLLILLPFPIGFYQRIQSTLPKRAIKETGKQVFWLGGFVGIAAASGYVSPTLSALAVAVAIVGREWVALKQRSQEDNRPYFFSPQDKGMMVLGVIPNSPADKLGLTIGEVIEKVNGFYVKDEQSFYDALQKNRAYCKIEVLDINQQIRFVKGALYEGDHHELGILFPKEDKQWEQAERA, encoded by the coding sequence ATGACTGAGCAATTGGTAATGGAGCTATTGCGTGGCTCAAGTAAGCTATTTCTTCATCCGCTTTTCTATTTATCTTTTGTCGTCGTTTTTCTAGTGGGTTATTTACGTATTCAACGAGAGCGAAGAGATTTCCATGTACGTATATACGATATGTACCAAGAATTGCGGTTTTTATTACCAATCGGGATTGTTTTAGGAGTAGTCGGTTCTCTCATCACACTTGGAATAGGAGTGTCGATACCTTTTAGTGCGATAGTAGTTATGGGAGCGATCACGTTCATCTTGATGATATCCTCTAAACTTCGTCTCGTATCAGCAGCCTATACGATAGGGACAAGCTATTTGATTCTTGTCATAATGGATTATTTTCAGTGGGAGTTTTCTGTCTTTAATGTAACAGTTACAGGCCATAATGTGGAAGAACTGGTAGGAATGACGGTTTTATTAGCGTTGTTACTAATAATAGAAGGATTAATTATACAGTTGAATGGTGCTAAGCAAACGTCTCCCCAGTTTACGAAAAGTACGAGAGGGTTGACAGTGGGTACTCATATCTCTAAGCGCTTATGGCTATTACCGATGTTCCTTCTTATTCCTGGTGAAGGATTTTCTCTCCCATTTGATTGGTGGCCAATTGCCACAGTTGGGGAACAATCGTTTTTACTTATTCTTTTACCATTTCCAATCGGTTTTTATCAACGAATTCAATCAACATTACCGAAGCGGGCAATTAAGGAAACGGGTAAACAAGTATTTTGGTTAGGAGGATTTGTTGGAATCGCTGCTGCAAGTGGATATGTGTCTCCAACGCTTTCCGCTCTTGCTGTTGCTGTTGCCATCGTAGGTCGTGAATGGGTTGCGCTGAAGCAACGAAGTCAAGAGGATAACCGCCCATATTTTTTCTCTCCTCAAGATAAAGGAATGATGGTACTTGGTGTCATTCCAAATTCACCAGCAGATAAGCTCGGGCTTACGATTGGAGAAGTTATTGAAAAAGTAAATGGATTTTATGTGAAGGATGAACAGAGTTTTTATGATGCACTTCAAAAAAATCGAGCCTATTGTAAAATAGAAGTGCTCGATATAAATCAACAAATTCGTTTTGTTAAGGGAGCACTTTATGAAGGCGATCACCACGAGTTAGGTATACTATTTCCAAAAGAAGATAAACAATGGGAGCAAGCAGAGAGAGCTTAA
- a CDS encoding class I SAM-dependent methyltransferase, with the protein MDKTYLEINKQSWDEAAHRFFGRNPLPDYGPLAPSEDELNLFGDVTNLNVLEIGCGSGHSLRYMDQRNAGELWGLDLSKKQIEAAKTVLKNCHSPVHLFESPMEDNPGLPTNHFDIIFSIYALGWTTNLDKTFANVNQYLKKGGIFIFSWEHPIYNRVSNENSTLLFNKSYHEEGSYYHEAWSEPAVMQQYKISTYINTLINNGFKIERMIEDVRLTKEDIQRDSNRWYSYEKAKALPTSVIIKSQKL; encoded by the coding sequence ATGGATAAAACGTATCTTGAAATTAATAAGCAAAGTTGGGATGAAGCAGCGCATCGTTTTTTTGGTAGAAATCCTTTACCAGATTATGGGCCACTGGCACCTAGTGAGGATGAATTAAATTTATTTGGAGACGTTACAAATTTAAACGTATTAGAAATTGGCTGTGGCAGTGGACATTCTTTACGATACATGGATCAAAGAAATGCAGGTGAATTATGGGGGCTGGACTTATCAAAAAAACAGATTGAGGCAGCTAAAACAGTATTAAAGAATTGTCATTCACCAGTACATTTATTTGAGTCGCCAATGGAAGATAATCCAGGCTTGCCCACTAACCATTTTGACATTATTTTTTCTATTTATGCACTAGGATGGACGACTAATCTAGATAAAACATTTGCCAATGTAAATCAATACTTAAAAAAGGGTGGCATATTTATTTTTAGTTGGGAACACCCCATTTATAACCGTGTAAGTAATGAAAACAGTACTCTATTATTTAATAAATCTTATCATGAAGAAGGTTCTTACTATCATGAGGCGTGGAGCGAGCCCGCAGTGATGCAACAATATAAAATAAGTACATATATTAATACATTAATCAATAATGGATTTAAAATTGAAAGAATGATTGAGGATGTTCGTTTAACTAAGGAAGATATTCAAAGGGACTCAAATAGATGGTATTCTTATGAAAAAGCGAAAGCACTTCCTACATCTGTTATTATCAAAAGTCAAAAGTTATAG
- a CDS encoding GNAT family N-acetyltransferase: MRVEKVMEYDLKDEMRLELQQLLVECFSDDYPKDRYYFKQLPHFRFIVFNDNSQLVGHVGLDYRVMNLNGEPTKVLGVIDLCVAKNDRSKGIGSLLLAKIDLFCKHKAVDFILLFADNKNLYLKAGFKPVRNRCKWLKIDDENQKIYGIGHEKIEGLMIKEVGNRKWQAGELDLLGYLY, translated from the coding sequence TTGAGAGTTGAAAAAGTGATGGAATATGATTTAAAAGATGAAATGAGACTAGAATTACAACAGTTATTAGTAGAATGTTTTTCAGACGATTACCCAAAGGATAGGTATTACTTCAAGCAGTTACCACATTTTCGGTTTATTGTATTTAATGATAATAGTCAACTTGTTGGTCACGTTGGGTTAGATTATAGAGTGATGAACTTAAATGGAGAACCAACAAAGGTCCTTGGAGTAATAGACTTATGTGTAGCAAAAAATGATCGTTCAAAGGGAATAGGCTCATTACTGCTGGCTAAAATAGATTTGTTTTGTAAGCATAAAGCTGTAGATTTTATACTCTTGTTTGCGGATAACAAAAACTTGTACTTGAAAGCTGGATTTAAACCAGTTAGAAATAGATGCAAATGGTTGAAAATAGACGACGAAAATCAAAAAATTTATGGAATAGGGCATGAGAAAATAGAGGGGCTGATGATTAAAGAAGTGGGCAATAGAAAATGGCAAGCTGGGGAATTAGATTTATTAGGTTATTTATATTAA
- a CDS encoding winged helix-turn-helix domain-containing protein: protein MSSNSILMIKTYEQLKAISDPLRISVISQIAHKSKTGKQIGESLNVSAPKIHYHLKELEKVGIVYIEKIELLNGIAQKFYITSGTDIVIDPELIPHLNELKESIRASIYSILSKSKAETLSAPEESFSVTSGEYMDWPIISIQTYVNINRDQFMEWKKKYHNLLDELATLEKNNKGEKTRFFISSVGFEASTEEGENQ, encoded by the coding sequence GTGTCTTCCAACAGTATATTAATGATTAAAACGTATGAACAATTAAAAGCGATTAGTGATCCTTTAAGAATCAGTGTTATTTCCCAAATAGCTCACAAATCCAAAACTGGGAAACAAATCGGCGAGAGTTTAAACGTCTCCGCACCAAAGATCCATTATCATTTAAAGGAACTAGAGAAAGTTGGGATAGTCTACATTGAAAAAATAGAGCTGTTAAATGGAATTGCTCAAAAATTTTACATCACATCTGGAACAGATATCGTGATAGACCCAGAGCTTATTCCTCATTTGAATGAACTTAAAGAATCTATTCGAGCATCAATTTATTCCATATTATCTAAGTCAAAAGCGGAAACTCTCTCTGCACCGGAGGAATCATTTTCAGTTACGTCAGGTGAGTATATGGACTGGCCAATCATTTCTATTCAAACCTATGTAAATATTAATCGCGACCAGTTTATGGAGTGGAAAAAAAAATATCATAATCTATTAGATGAATTGGCCACTTTAGAGAAGAACAATAAGGGAGAGAAAACTAGATTTTTCATTTCAAGTGTGGGATTTGAAGCTTCAACAGAAGAAGGAGAAAATCAATGA
- a CDS encoding M3 family oligoendopeptidase, giving the protein MEEIISQNWDLDRLYFGGIHHDQVKEKMILLNDEINELLKKVQAYNASNGRGNIDRLSEILQEVQQVMSTWEELDDFLICLQSEDVTNVNMSNLMSFCSEIKVDLMSVQGELDQSLLNLSEQSWQNFIQQESIEPIRFYLEEKNNAAKSRLSLEIENIISALSINGFTAWEDHYEQLINQVKIPLQVNGEEELVPYGQALHQSMFSNERRVRQQAAESVQKVFGKSADSFSSILNAIAGYRLKMYEQRGWPMLKETLNQNRISEESLHMMVSTIKQHHNMVGKFIKRKSMIDKLEDIAWYDMNIPSFTSDKQITYEEAKRLIIAQFHQFSPKLGEFAKNAFEAGWIEAEDRPNKAVQGFCASMPLSKESRVFYTFRGTYQDVVILAHELGHAYHNVILHEEPPFAQEKGTSVAETASTFMENFVLDAAIDQTKTRKEKLTLLEMKILNGLTYVATVPAMFEFEVKLYEKRKIGFVTTEEIKALMLQLENDVYGGQIKEIDLYKWIYIQHFYSTEKAFYNIPYTIGYLFSNGIYMMAKEKGSLFQKQFDHLLRNTGRMTVEQLASAYLNKDLNKKDFWETSLKPLEEAIEEYLVLTEEMI; this is encoded by the coding sequence ATGGAAGAAATCATTAGTCAAAATTGGGACTTAGATCGGTTATATTTCGGTGGAATTCACCATGACCAAGTAAAAGAAAAAATGATTCTACTAAACGATGAGATTAATGAATTACTAAAGAAAGTACAGGCGTATAATGCTTCTAATGGAAGAGGAAACATAGATAGGTTAAGTGAAATCCTTCAAGAGGTTCAACAAGTGATGAGTACGTGGGAAGAGCTAGATGACTTTTTAATCTGTCTGCAATCTGAAGACGTAACAAATGTAAATATGTCTAATTTGATGTCCTTTTGCTCAGAGATAAAAGTAGATTTGATGTCAGTTCAAGGAGAGTTAGATCAATCATTATTGAACCTTTCAGAGCAATCCTGGCAAAATTTTATCCAGCAAGAAAGCATAGAACCAATTCGCTTTTATTTAGAAGAAAAAAACAATGCAGCAAAAAGTCGCTTATCTCTTGAGATAGAAAACATAATAAGTGCTTTATCCATTAATGGTTTTACAGCTTGGGAGGATCATTATGAACAGCTAATTAACCAAGTAAAAATCCCTCTTCAAGTTAATGGAGAAGAAGAGCTTGTACCGTATGGTCAGGCGTTACATCAGTCAATGTTCTCTAACGAACGGAGGGTACGCCAACAAGCTGCTGAATCCGTTCAAAAAGTATTTGGAAAAAGTGCGGATTCATTCTCCTCTATATTAAATGCTATAGCAGGCTACCGATTAAAGATGTATGAACAGCGAGGGTGGCCTATGTTAAAAGAGACATTGAATCAAAATCGAATAAGTGAAGAATCGTTACATATGATGGTTTCAACAATAAAGCAACATCATAATATGGTTGGAAAGTTTATCAAACGGAAATCAATGATTGATAAACTTGAAGATATCGCTTGGTATGATATGAATATACCTAGCTTTACGTCAGATAAACAAATAACATATGAGGAAGCAAAAAGACTCATTATTGCACAATTCCATCAATTTAGCCCAAAGTTAGGGGAATTTGCCAAAAATGCGTTCGAAGCAGGTTGGATTGAAGCGGAAGACCGTCCGAATAAGGCAGTACAAGGCTTTTGCGCTTCAATGCCACTTTCGAAAGAGAGTAGAGTATTCTATACGTTTAGGGGAACATATCAAGATGTTGTCATATTAGCGCATGAACTTGGTCATGCCTATCATAATGTTATATTACACGAAGAGCCGCCTTTTGCTCAGGAAAAAGGGACAAGTGTGGCAGAAACTGCCTCTACCTTTATGGAAAACTTTGTCCTTGACGCTGCGATTGATCAGACAAAAACTAGGAAAGAAAAATTAACTTTGCTGGAAATGAAAATCTTAAACGGACTAACATACGTGGCAACCGTTCCTGCGATGTTTGAATTTGAAGTTAAGTTATATGAGAAACGGAAAATAGGATTCGTTACGACAGAAGAAATCAAAGCTTTGATGTTGCAATTAGAAAATGATGTGTACGGTGGACAGATTAAGGAAATTGATTTGTATAAATGGATTTATATCCAACATTTTTATAGTACGGAAAAAGCCTTTTATAATATTCCCTATACGATTGGCTACCTATTTAGCAACGGGATTTATATGATGGCTAAAGAAAAAGGATCGCTATTTCAAAAACAGTTTGATCATCTATTACGTAATACAGGAAGAATGACTGTAGAACAATTAGCTTCGGCTTATTTAAATAAAGATCTTAACAAAAAAGACTTCTGGGAAACTTCGCTCAAGCCGTTAGAAGAAGCTATTGAAGAATATCTTGTATTAACAGAAGAAATGATATAG
- a CDS encoding GNAT family N-acetyltransferase produces MKKSVGELMEGINLNYKSSEKLFKIDCGDIYLQEFSIHDVNSIYKISNQSEIVKFLPDWKSTKEQRLDWVSNYEIPANKAFLGAVEKQLNLDKHILKLGIFIKENHKFIGWCCTGIKEELPLPNREIMYAVSSEYQKKGYATKASKGLINYLFTNTNVDVINAVALLHNVSSNKVIQKCGFTYLCQTKIEDDLYCHYVLNKSEWLDS; encoded by the coding sequence ATGAAGAAGTCGGTAGGTGAATTAATGGAAGGAATAAATTTAAATTATAAGAGTTCAGAGAAATTATTTAAAATAGATTGCGGAGATATCTATCTTCAAGAGTTTTCTATTCATGATGTAAATAGTATTTACAAAATCTCGAATCAGTCCGAAATAGTGAAATTCTTGCCAGACTGGAAATCAACAAAAGAACAAAGGTTAGATTGGGTAAGTAACTATGAAATACCAGCAAATAAAGCTTTTCTTGGTGCAGTTGAAAAGCAATTAAATCTAGATAAACATATTTTAAAACTAGGAATATTTATTAAAGAAAATCATAAATTTATTGGTTGGTGCTGTACAGGCATTAAAGAGGAGCTTCCTTTACCAAATAGAGAAATTATGTATGCTGTTTCGAGTGAGTATCAAAAAAAAGGATACGCTACTAAAGCGTCTAAAGGTTTAATTAACTATTTGTTTACAAATACAAATGTAGATGTCATAAATGCAGTAGCTTTACTTCACAATGTATCATCAAATAAAGTTATTCAAAAATGTGGATTCACTTATTTGTGCCAAACGAAAATAGAAGATGATCTTTACTGTCACTATGTATTGAATAAGTCAGAGTGGCTCGATTCATAA
- a CDS encoding CD3324 family protein, translated as MVYKKAKNVLPDELIEMIQNYIDGECIYIPVKEGKRSSWGSKNGTRKKIKERNAEIIRQYTLGESISTLAKSYYLSKKSIEKIVYEHK; from the coding sequence ATGGTATACAAAAAAGCTAAAAATGTTCTTCCCGATGAACTTATTGAAATGATACAGAATTATATAGATGGTGAATGTATTTACATTCCAGTTAAAGAAGGGAAAAGAAGTTCTTGGGGTTCAAAAAATGGTACTAGAAAAAAGATTAAAGAAAGAAATGCAGAAATAATTCGCCAATATACTCTAGGAGAGTCTATATCTACCTTAGCAAAAAGTTATTATCTCTCAAAGAAGAGTATTGAAAAAATTGTGTATGAACATAAGTAG